The following are from one region of the Nicotiana tabacum cultivar K326 chromosome 3, ASM71507v2, whole genome shotgun sequence genome:
- the LOC142175964 gene encoding uncharacterized protein LOC142175964, translated as MDVIKLTEPKASNSHNFMLVAIDYFTKWVEVVTFKAVTKKAMVDFVHSHSICHFSIPKTIATNNAENLKNHLRREVCDQWKIPHHNSNPYIPKANDIVKAVNKNIKKILRKVVQGFRQWHEKMPFALMGYPPIVCISVGATPYPLVYRSEVVIPSEVEIPSLQTIIEVKIKDDEWVKTRLKQLILPDEKWLATICHGMLYQQIIAHTCKKKVRPR; from the coding sequence atggatgtcatcaaATTGACTGAACCAAAAGCCTCAAACAGTCACAACTTCATGTTGGTTgctattgattacttcacaaaatgggtcgaggtAGTCACCTTCaaggctgtaaccaagaaagcaaTGGTAGATTTTGTACACTCCCATAGCATTTGCCATTTCAGTATTCCTAAAACTATCGCTACAAACAATGCTGAAAATCTAAAGAACCACTTAAGGAGAGAGGTATGTGATCAATGGAAAATTCCGCATCACAATTCTAATCCTTATATACCCAAAGCCAATGATATTGTCAAAGCCGTAAACAAGAATATTAAGAAGATCCTTAGGAAAGTGGTCCAAGGTttcaggcaatggcatgaaaagatGCCTTTTGCACTTATGGGATATCCCCCAATCGTGTGCATATCAGTTGGAGCAACCCCTTACCCACTGGTATATCGATCTGAAGTTGTAATACCatcggaagttgaaattccctcccTTCAGACCATCATTGAAGTCAAGATCAAGGATgacgaatgggtcaaaacccgtttgaaACAGTTGATATTGCCTGATGAAAAATGGCTAGCCACCATTTGTCATGGGATGTTGTACCAACAAATAATAGCTCATACTTGTAAGAAGAAAGTGCGACCTAGATAG